The window CCATCCAACCACGTGAACGCATGCATGTAGAGAATGGAAGCAAGAGTACTGGCCGGTCACCAAGGTCGGTCCGTCTCTGTAGGTAAAGGGCAGTCCGTTATTCCATCATGCATACCTTGTCACGCGTCAGAATCCCCTCCAGAGCAACCATGACCTTCCTGACACCTGTCCTGTCGATCCCGTTGGGCGCCCGGCCGTAAACGGACTCGGCAAAGAGGCGCAGCTGGATGGGAAATTGATACTCGCCGTACCGCTGCACCATGTCGTCTTCGGTCACGGCCTTGTCCAGGTGGTACCACTGTGCCGACGTGAGGCCGAGAGCCTCGCAATCGCGCTTCTTGCTCTCGTTCCACCAACGCGGCAGCAGGTCGGCGCGACATTggactcggccgaggaagcggcggAAGCCCTGCagaccgtcggccgcgcctCCGTAGAtgctgtcggcgtcggccttgccgccgaggttGCGCATGTCCTCGATGCGCAGCCTGTATGCGTCGATGAGCAGCCGGTATACGTCCATCTTTGGCCGGTTGTGAAGCCAGGTGCGGCTGTCGAGAGCGGCATAAGGGAAGGGGATGCCCTGTTCCAGCCCCTGTCGCGGCGACAGGTTGACGGCTCGGATTGCCGTGATGCTCGCCAGCTTGCTGCAGCTCTTCTTGTGCACCTTCCAGTCCGCCTTTTGGCAGACGCGTGAGCAGTACACGGTCGAGAAGCACTTGGCGCATCGCTTGAGCCTGACCTCTGGCGGTGCCTTGTCGCAGCTGGCACACGCCGGAAGTGTCAAGATGTGATCGCAGGCGGTGGCGGTCATGCACTCTGTGCACACGAGAGACATGGCAGACGACGGAGCAGAATGCGAAGGCGAAGAGATGAACCGGATTGGCAATGGCTAGGGTTGATGGAAAGGGAGAGGCATGCGATCCacagacggcgacgaaggtGTTGTATGATGAATAGGGGAGATGACGCCGTCCATGCATCAAGTCAATCAACGATGGGAATGCAATTTCTCCGAAGTCGTATGTGATGGCAAGGTGGCAGGTGCGGTGATGTGACCACAGTTCCCCCGTCATGCTGCACGGGCCAGCGGTGCAGGCATTGGCTAGACAGTCGACTCTTCCTTTGCCTGGCCAACGCGGAGAGGAAGAGTCAAGATCTCTCCATTCATGCCCTGGTACGGGAATCCGCCATCTGCATGGCACTGTGTAGTTGGCAATTGCGAAAAGAATGACATCGACGTCGGGAGCTCTCGCGTTTCTTCGTTGGTGACCAGTtaccgatgccgatgatgacgcTTCCGGAGAGGCGGCCTGTAGGGACATGTTGGGCAGCAAGACGGAGAGTTGCCGAACCGATGAATTTCAGATCGACGAGAACCCGCCAAACGGGACGCAAGTCGTGGCGATGCCAGGACTatcgccgcctcgtctcgTGGACGATGAGCGCTACGACCCCGTCCGCACCCAGTTTAGATGATCCCCTTTCGGCACTTTGCACATCGGGTTCGGCGCGCGTGCAGCTACGCATATGCAACGCATGCACGGCTAGGTCCGTCCAGCGCGGGGTGGGGTGTTTCAAACCGACAGGGTCGTTGGATCGGAAGTGTTTGGGTTTCGAACCACCGACAGCATCATTGGCCACATCTCTGCAGCCCTTGGAGATGGGAGAAGGCACCCGAACAGTGGCATGTCGGCGATGTGACAGGTCGATCTGGAGCGTCTCGACGGCTTGGCTGCGCGAATTCAAATCTGCATGGATGCAAAAGGTGGCAATCCAGTCGAGGACCGACCGCCCTTTTCGCCCGCACAGCGTTGTCCCGTCGAGCGGAGGATTCTGTTGAGCAGAGAGGTGCTTGACTGCTTTCTCCCCGGTGGTTGGAAGGCATTGGAGAGCAATTAAAGGTTCGTCGTCCACAAGCAAGGGCGTTCACTCTTGTGAGGCATCAAACGCATAGCCCCTGCATCGACGCTCGCGGCTTCGACGAACTGCCATTCGGAT of the Drechmeria coniospora strain ARSEF 6962 chromosome 01, whole genome shotgun sequence genome contains:
- a CDS encoding MYND domain protein; translation: MSLVCTECMTATACDHILTLPACASCDKAPPEVRLKRCAKCFSTVYCSRVCQKADWKVHKKSCSKLASITAIRAVNLSPRQGLEQGIPFPYAALDSRTWLHNRPKMDVYRLLIDAYRLRIEDMRNLGGKADADSIYGGAADGLQGFRRFLGRVQCRADLLPRWWNESKKRDCEALGLTSAQWYHLDKAVTEDDMVQRYGEYQFPIQLRLFAESVYGRAPNGIDRTGVRKVMVALEGILTRDKSVYPKSNSRFNSSHLGFKAAGSRVEDGYVMPYRGSYNVEQPAPSRYEYGVMPPEP